One Hevea brasiliensis isolate MT/VB/25A 57/8 chromosome 6, ASM3005281v1, whole genome shotgun sequence genomic window, CCTTGTTAGGGTTTTGGATCCCTAACAAGAGAAATTAGGAGAATAGAAGAAAGAAGTAATGGAGAGAGAAGAAGTAAGAAAGAGGATCGGAAGAAAGAAGAATTAGGGAGAAAattagagagaaaagaagaagaatgttatttctgagatTTCAATTATGCTATTACAAGGTAACTCTCCTGTTTTATACACTTTAGCAGTCGTAACTACTTATCTAATCAATTCCGGCTGTTTATTTAATCAATTCCAACTGTTTATTGGCTTCTATAACTGCCATCAACTACTCTCCTTCAGTTACAATAGTCTTTCCCTCCTTTTTATTCCTAAACTTCTTACTATAATACGTAACAATACCTCTCCCATTACAACATTCTTGTCCCCAAGAATGTAAAAATTCAGGGAATTGAGCTAAAAGAGAAGCTTGATCTTCCCAAGTAGCAGCTTCAGCAGGTTGATTATAGCCCATTTAATGAGGCCTTGAAGCACATGTTGTTGGTCTCTTGTAATAACTCTTGTCTGTAAAACCTTCTCCGAAGCAACAATAACCCTTTCCTCTACCATTGTTGGTAATTCTGTCCAAGGAGTTACTTTATCTCCCAGTTTCCTTTTTAAAAGAGAAACATGGAAAATAGGGTGCATAGAGGAACTAGGTGGCAACTGCAATCTGTAGGCCACTGATCCAATCCTTTCCAACACCTGATATGGGCCATAATACTTGGCAACGAGCTTCAATGAAGTCCTAAGGGCAATAGAAGATTGTTTGTAAGGCTAAAGTTTCAAATAGACCCAATCTCCTACAGCAAACTCCCATtcacttctcttttttttttttttatcggcTTGATGCTTCACCCTGTGTTGTGCCAATGACAAATTTTCCTTGAGAACAGAATTCACATGTTGCCGTTGTTCCAAGTATTCACTCTGCCCCAACAAAGAGGCAACTCTGATGGAATTACTGGCAGAAATGAAGAAGAATACCCATAAAAGCTTCAAAAGGGGACATCTTAATTGCACTGTGATGAGAAGAGTTGTACCACCATTTTGCTAAAGAAAGCCATTTACTCCAAGAAGAAGCTTGCAAGTCGCACATGCATCTCAAATAGGCCTCCAAGCACTGATTTAATCTTTCAGACTACCCAtcagtttgagggtgatatgtTGTGCTAAAAGCAAGTATAACCCCCAAACATTTAAAGAGATCCTTCCAAAAGATACTAGTGAAAATTTTGTCTCTATCTAACATAATAGATTGAGGAATGCCATGAAGCCTAAACACAGAATCCATAAAGATTTTGGCCATCAAGAAGTGTAAATGGATGTGTTAAGGGAAGGAAATGGGCATATTTTGTCAATCTGCAAATAACTACTAGAATAGTATCTTTCCTAATTGATTTCGGCAAATGCTCTATGAAATCCATAGAAATTTGTTGCCAAGGTTGAGTAGGAATCTCCAATGGTTGCAATAAACCAGGGGAAGCACAATGCTCAGATTTGCACCTAGCACAAGTATCACAAGTTTTGATATACTGCATAACATCAGCCAACATACTAGGCAAAAAAAAAAGTCTTTTCAACCTCATGTGAGTAGCATGCACCCCTGAATGTCCCCCAACTGCTAAAGTGCTAACAAATTCTATCTCAAAACTATAGCAGCCCCCACATACATTCTATCCTTATAAAGGATCAGTCCATTTTTCAACTTATAACCAGGATGTGCATCAAGATCCAATGAAAGAGTTCTTTGTAACTTCAATGCTTTCTCATCACCCTCATAACTATGAACCAAATTGGACATCCAAGTTGGTGTAACAGAAGAATTGGACAACTGTAATACATTGACTTGCTAAACTGTCCTATCGAGCCTTCTAGATAAATCATAAGGCATAATCCACTTTATTGTCAACTCCTTTTCTATAGAGAATTTTATAATCAAGGCCCAATAATTTTGAAATTCTCCTTAATTGTAATCCATACTTGTGGGCTTTCGTGGCTCGAATATGTGATCTCCATATCACAAGTGGAGTAACTTTATCGTTACACCAAAGCCACTGTCTTAAAAACaagtataatattaaataaaaaaatggcATGAATGAAGATAGATTACTCTAAAATCCTTGGTGACAATGGAATAGTATCCATCCTGTGGAGTAATATCATCAAAGTAAAGAACAGGTGCTGATGAAGCCAAAGCTCCAAGGGCTATGTGAGGGTACTTAAGTCGAAACCAGGAAGCCAGCACTATAAGAAAactagtgaaaaaaaaaattaatagactgaatttaaaatatattctATGTAATGGTTGTGAAGAAATTCAGATAAAGAATCGATGACATACTTCCACCATAGGATCCTCCGATGACGATAACCGGAGAATTTTCAGCTTGGAAGCTTTTCTTGACATGAATGATAATTTCAGCATAGTCTGCAATAGCTTGAGCAAAGTTGAAATATCCAAGAGTGCTTCCATTTTTCAATGCTTCTTCTCTTGATCCAAATGGGATTGATTTCCCATAGTATCTAtgctgatgaaaagaaaaaaggaagagaGGATTGTTTCAATCATAAAATTAGGAATTAATATGCCAATAAAACAGGTTATAATATGCAGGAAAAATCATTTATATATACTTCTATATATAGCAGAAGAGCATTAAATCGAATAGCATTGTCTGATAGAAACCCAATAACAGCAAGATCACCATCCAGTGGTACTTCTGCACCAAAATACACAAGAATTGGTGCACTAGCATTAGCACCACCCCAGTATTTGGAATTGATCACATATCTTTGTTCAAAGGTGCTGTAACTTTCAGGTTTATAGTTGAAATGATCGAGAGTTTGGTAGTAAAAGAATGTTTCTAAATCATCTGAAACTAGTTCAGACAAAATCTCAGCTGGGCCTTCAAGAATTCTTGGTCCTATTGGACTAAGCCTTGGAATATTAAGCCGTGCTGTAGTTGAAGAGATTAAGAGAATAAAAAAGACCAGAAACCATTGAAACAGAAGTATTGAGGACATAGCAGAAATGTGCCCAGTAGAATATTTTTTGTGAGTATTTGCTTGCGAATTACAACTTGTACAAGAACTTGCTTATATAGCTAGAATACGAAGAACTGATAGAATTATGACTTAAAATTCTAGTAGAATTTGGAGAGAGTTTTTCTTAATTTGAGTGCAAGAAATATTCCTTaataggatagaggaatatttcctatataaagtagaattcttattttagtattattcctaACTTGAGTGagactcctaatcagattaggattgagcgaattaacactataaataagagaatggtagaaaaaggttatttggctttcagcTTATGGAGTGAGGCTGTAGCGCATTGTAGAGAGGGCTTTGCCAATTTCTAAGGATTTGGCTCTGCCTATTGATGAGGGGCTCTGTCCATTGCAGTCCCATGGGGGGAAAAAAGGCTTCGGCTTAAAGTAGAGAAAGGGCATAGAATTTAAGAGAAAGTAATTCTTGTtcattggtgagagggctcttaCCCATATAGTTGAAATCACTCTTTATGGTGTAGCAGTTAAAATAGTAAGTATATTGGGTTATATCTAGAGGAGattgagagggactaactaacatgtttactatgagcagtttgatgtaATGTGGGTTCTCTTAGGTGTAATTAGATTTATGAGTAGTATAATTTgagcttgtaattgatgatttattatttgaaaatagTGAAAGATGACATGCCCGTGGATGTAGTCTTATGTTaagagggtgaaccacgtaaatattggtgttttgtgtgtttattttatttctttgcagtttacaCACTTCCGCAAtacacaacaaattggtatcagagtatgGGATAATCTTAGTGAGTTTGGTTGAAGGTGTAGCTGCTGCGAGATGTGAAAAGTCACACATGCAACAATGGTGACGCTGAAGAGTTGAATTTAAGGTGAAACTCTTGATGTAAAATCAAGAAAGTTGATAACATGaagattttttaaagaaaaaaaagtaaattaCACTCAAGATGAAGATTAGAGAGATTCatgatttgaagggttcaagctcaagcatggaTATGTGATGATTGAAGGCACTAAAGAATTAAAGATATGTAATGGTTTATAGATTTTGAGTCAAGGTGtagattgttagaattatgactcaaaatcctaataaAATTTGAGAAGATTTTTCTTAATTTAAGTGTGAGAAATATTTCTCACTATGATAGAGGAATATTTCTTATATAaaatagaactcttattttagtgttattcctaaattgagtaggaatcctaatcagattaggattaaaggaattaacactataaatataaGAATGGTGGAAAATGTTATTTAGCTTTGAGCTCATGGAGTGAGGGTttgccaattgctgaggatttggctCTGTCCATTGATGAGGAGCTCCTGCCTATTGCAGTCCCATGAAAGGAAAGAGGCTTTGGTTTAAAGTGGAGAAATGGCATAGAATTTAAGAGAGAATAATTCTTGTCTATTTGTGAGAGGGcacttgcccatatagttgaagataTTCTTTGTGGTGTAGCACTTACAATAGTAAGCATATTGGGTTATATTCAGAGGAGACTGAGAGagattaactaatatatttactatgagcagtttgatgtaATGTGGGTTCTCTTGGGTATAATTGAGTTTATTGTTAGTATAGTTTAagcttgtaattgatgatttattatttgaaaatagtggaagatggcatgcctGTGGATGTAGTCATATGTTAAaagggtgaaccacgtaaatattaatgttttgtgtatttattttatttttttatagtttaCACGCTTCCACAATGTACAATAAGAACCTTAGTGGTTTACATGAGAAAAGCATATATTGTGCATCCTACCATTAATGTTGGCACATCATGGACTCATGGTGCTCTCGCAGTAAGATGGTGGACTCCAAACCACCATGTgggtttttttattttctaatactTTAGATCACTATCTTAG contains:
- the LOC131180932 gene encoding uncharacterized protein LOC131180932, which gives rise to MSSILLFQWFLVFFILLISSTTARLNIPRLSPIGPRILEGPAEILSELVSDDLETFFYYQTLDHFNYKPESYSTFEQRYVINSKYWGGANASAPILVYFGAEVPLDGDLAVIGFLSDNAIRFNALLLYIEHRYYGKSIPFGSREEALKNGSTLGYFNFAQAIADYAEIIIHVKKSFQAENSPVIVIGGSYGGMLASWFRLKYPHIALGALASSAPVLYFDDITPQDGYYSIVTKDFRVIYLHSCHFFI